One window of the Ureibacillus sp. FSL W7-1570 genome contains the following:
- the rpsP gene encoding 30S ribosomal protein S16, protein MAVKIRLKRMGAKKSPFYRIVVADSRSPRDGRSIETVGTYNPLTVPATVNIDEEKALKWLANGAKPSDTVRNLFSQQGIMEKFHNLKFNKNA, encoded by the coding sequence ATGGCAGTAAAAATTCGTTTAAAACGTATGGGAGCTAAAAAATCTCCTTTCTATCGTATCGTAGTTGCTGATTCCCGTTCACCACGTGATGGACGTTCAATTGAAACAGTTGGTACTTACAATCCACTAACTGTGCCAGCAACTGTAAACATCGATGAAGAGAAAGCTCTTAAATGGTTGGCAAATGGTGCGAAACCATCCGACACTGTTCGCAACTTATTCTCACAACAAGGAATTATGGAAAAATTCCACAATTTAAAATTCAATAAAAACGCTTAA